CGCTTCTTCTGTGGGGTGGACATAGGCTCAATTACTATCATTTACATACTTATAGAACTCATGAACTGACCATAGTAAACATGGCTACGCGAATTACCAGCCACTTGAGAAGTTTCACGTTCTCAGCCTTCGTCGGGAATTGTTGATCCAGTGCTGAGATCCGCGCAGGATTTCACATTTGTTTGAACTCTAAGAACAAATACATTGTTTTTGTGCTACATGGACAAACTATTATAACATTGTGTGCATTTATTTATCTAAATGATTTTTTTGTAAATAAATTAAAAATTATTTAACTCCAGTTGATCGAGACAACAATATTTGTTTGCACTAGATGAACAAGTTATTACATCATGATAAACGTTTTATTTGCATTTCTATGAACAATTTTGTAAATTATGTTGGATGTTAGTTATTCTTGACAAAGAGGCACCCTAATCAATAACTATATAAATATTGCATACATCACAAATTCGTCTATATGTTTTGGTAGTTCCACACATATATCATGGTTGGGCTCGGTGTATGTCTTTTAATTAAAACAAATATGATCCCAACATGAATGCCTGAGTGCTTGGACTTTGGTGCATGGTAATAAGGTATCACACAAGCGACGTGATTTATGTGTCTAAAATGTTATATCAGGACTTATTATGATCTGACAGTTGTGATTTATTTACTTAAAATATGAATACCGAATACTACCTATGTCTGATTTATATATTGGCCCCCTTCacattttgtgctaaattttgactttatatttaactaacaaaatgttaatgcatgtaaccaaaaacaATATCACTAGAAACTATGtttaaatatgaatccaacgatataatttttggtgacatgcattattattttcttAGTTAAATCTAGTCAAAGTTGCACAAAATACTAAGGGAACCaacaaaccaggacggaggtagtagttgtgATCCAATTAGGTATCATTGTGATGATTGATTAATTCAGGTCCATTTACTAAAAGACGATTCATCAAACCAAATGGCTAGATGTTTTGCATTTTTGTGGATTTTCATAGCATATTTAGACCCCACTTACAATGCTGGAACTCAAAACCAAAATTAAAAAATTGATGAAACGACGTGTCATGTATCATGGATATCTCAAAGAACTAAATCTGAAAATTGTCAATTTGACAACACGTAAAAAACATGAATTATAGAGACATTTAGAGAAGAAAGCACCAAGTAAGACCTTATATTTGGTTCCCTACGAATATTCCCCGGCCGGGTGAGTTACTACTACTACTTGGATGGAGCAGCCAGTCCACATGGTGGAGAGTTAATTAGCATCTGCACTGACGACTAAACATCATTTCAGTGAGTCCACACGCCATTGTCATTGGGCTTGATGACAAAGTAGAGTAACAATTTTACTGTCCTTGGATGGCATAATCTACAGGTTGGGACCCAAAGGAAGTTTCCAGTGCACGTTTGCTGATGGGAATCTCTTGTTTGACAACAGTGCTGCCAGCTTCTCACTTCGGGGAAACCCAAGCTACTATAACCATCGAGATCTGCATTTCCCCGGCGTTCGAGGTCAACTGGGGAGATCTCGATCTTCTCTTCTGTCACCACCGTCGGCTCCGCCCGTGTCAACCTTGATCGGGTGTGAATCATGCCAAGTTTCTCTCTGCAGATCTAAGTAATTAACCAGCCTCTTCGCAGTGAGTCACACGCGCATTGCCATTAGTGTTACTGAGGTGTAAGTGTAATTTTGATTGATTGATACTGTTCGTGGAACTCGACGACCGACGCTTGTCAAGTTGGGCCACATTAAGAGAGAAAATGGGGCTTGCCAATGACAGAAATCAAATAAACAAGCTCGGGACCAGCGAGATCACGAGATCAAGTGTaccatgaagaagaagaagccatttACAATTCAGACAGGTACCACTCTCTCATCGCTTTCTATAAAGCTATCAGCATCAGATCGCAGCGCGGCGCGGCGATCTTTCCTCAGATCAGCGCCACAAATGTCCCGCTTTTTAGGGTCTACCTTAGAAAAGCATCAAGAAGCCCGTTACAGTTAGCAAGGAACCAAAGAATAGTGCCCTAAAAGAAGATAACGAAGCTgctgtcaatagacaagagaaactGTTGGAAATTTGGAACGATGATCGCTTCTACTATAGATGAAACAAGAATGGAATAAAACTGGCGGCAGCCAGCGGGGGCAAAGGCGTGCAGCTACCGCTACAGGACTAGTGATTGAGCAGCGTAGTTAATGGCAGCAGCAGCTGTGGCCCTGGGGCAAGCAAGGCACCGGACATTAAACGTGAGCATATCCACTGCATGGTTGGCGACGCCACTGTGCCATGGGCTCCTGCGCGATTGGGATCTCCACGTACCctgtcccctcctcctcctccattaacTGCCTTTCCCCGTCGCCTGAAGCTCGATGCTAGAGCTAGACTAAGCGTGGCAGCCATGATGCTGTCTCTGACCTGTGACTTGTAAAACAGCCCACTGACTGCTAATTAAACAGGATGCTAATTTTGTCAGAAGCTcgtgtcatggtctcatggacgcgtgagaactttccttttcttttattttcattcTTTTTTGACGGTGGAAGGATCGCCCTCCTGGTCTTCAAGATGTGGTATAATCTATTCAAGCGAGGCTCGATCAATACATCGATACATGCATGATGGCTAACTTCGGGGAATGAATCCCGCCACCGCTAGCGCCATAAACCACAGCACTTGCAATCAAACACAAATCAACAAACAACGAACAACGCAGATAGTAGGGCGGCACCTTCGAAAATGATGTAACATTCCTATGACAACGTTGTTGGTGTTATGTTAGGCAACAAAACAAATTCAAGTATAAAAAGAAAAGCTAACTTCTGACGAGCGAGCGGAGCGAGGCCTGTCGTCGGTAGGCTTGGGCCGAAGTGGTACGGAGCAGTATTGATCTGGGTCACCTGTGTTATATATACCTCTTGTAAGCCGCCGCACGAGATACGTTGATCAGTTGTAAATCCCCGGCGTTTGTAACCTCCCCCGATATAGTGAAGATTTGTTGGCTGACGCCCATGGTTTTTTTTCCTTCGTGTTGGAGGGGTCTTCCATGTTAAATCTCGTGCCTCATGCTTGTTTTCGTTCTTTGTCTTGTTGATTTGCCCGTCATATCTCTAACAGTTGAAACCAGCAAGTGAATGCCAAAAGGCATGTTTTACCCTAGAGATCACTATTGAGATGTCCAAACAACTCATTCGGAAATGGAGATGACGTGCAAGTGTTATGCAATCCAACCAATGACGAACAGATCAAGGCTTTCGCCTCGATGCACAAGAACCAACATGAGTTTTCCATCATCCCGGCAACTGTATGAATACATTCTTCATACATGGTGAACGAATTGATAGTTAGTATGCTCCCGATTGGCAAAGAACTTCACGGAAATTATAATGCTCCCAAGGACCAACCAATGTTGCCACCGTCAAACAATCCCCACAAAGGAGATAATGCCGCTTGCCTCCAACATTACAGTGCCCGCCGAGGCCTATAGCTATGGCATCCTCCTTCAGACGAAAGGAATGAGTGCCTTCCATGGGGGTTATTAGCCGGAGCCCCCGCCACGAGGCCTTTGGCCACGACATGCTCCCACCATGCCAAAGGGGTGGAGGATAGAACACAAGTAGGGTTGGAGGATGTCGGTGAGTAAGAGTACCCACTCGGAGAGGGAAGCTTTATGGTGCGACCAAGTCATATCACTACCCTAAGTGTTTAGGGACTCCCAAGTCTTGTGACGCGCTGCGCTCAAGTAGAGACTCGTAAGGAATAAGAACGAGTTGCTCTATTAGTAGAGACTCGTAAGGAATAAGAAAAAGTTGTAGGAGATTTGTTCACTGTAACTTTAGAATTACCTGATCATATCGTAAGCTACCAGACTACTGGCCCTCGACGGCTTATATAAAGGCAAACATGTTTCACACCGAAGGAGAGGTCATGCGGGAGCAGACACCCATAACCAAGCTCAATAGATAGGAATTGTAATTCTATCATATATCATTGAAGATAGGTAGTCAGTACATAGGGCCTTTACCAATCCGAGGGAATGAAATTGGATAAAACCACGGTGTCACCACCCATCCCTCTACTATTAGATCGATGAAGCGTTAAACAGATCTTCGTCAGCAACCTCCATAGATGGAGTTTCATCCCGTTGGGTGTCGGTGTTTTGTAGCAACGGTGCCGTCGAGGGACGACCGATTTGTTAGGGGGGAGTGGGATGGGCGATCAAGATGGTGAGGTAAAGaataggggatttacccaggttcgggccccctggGAGGAGGTAAGATCCTACTCCTGCGGTCCTGCCTTTGGTGTTCTATTGTTTGGGGACTCGCTGGAGATCTAGAAGATGACCGGAGAGACATGTTTCTTGGGTTACAAGTCTCTCGGCTTGGCAGCGGGGAGGGAGAGGAGTCAGGAGGACCTAGCTCTAGAGTTTTTCTATAGTCTCCCTCTTTTGGAGGCTCCTAACTTGCCTTGTATACTTGGTCAAAGTTAGGGTTACCGGTTCAGTTTGCGCTCGGGATGATTCTACCGGGTGGTTCTGAACCACATCTTGTCCCTTAGGCCTCCTCGGGTCATGTTATCCTATTGTCAAGATCTCGGGACCACCTGTTGTCAACATCCAGGATCCTCGTTACTAGGAGGAACAACACGTGAGGAACAACTGTCACCAATGTTGTCAACATCCAGGATCAAAATCAACTACTCCACTCCAAGATGAAGGAAGCACGGCACAAAACTTGACTTCCTTCGCTCTGTTTGTCGAGGCAGAGCTGCCCTCACTCAGGCAAGCTCGACCTAGAGAGAACGACATCCAGTTGCTAGGGCACTCGTGATGGCTCAACCTAGTCGATTACCGTTGTGGCAGATACCCAAGCTTGCGATAAGGCCTCGGTCCAGACCCCCTCGTCTAAGAACCACACCCTATTGACCGCGACCTAAGGCAAATCAAATTGTTATAATAGAGTCGACCATCCACACTCTTGGACTATCATGACCCACGGTACCCTCACAACCATCAACCTAGTTTTGCCTCCCATGAAACAACCAACCACAACAAGACAACAACACGAGCATTTGTCGCCACCATCCATTGTGAGGCCCATAACATGTCATCCTCTTCCATCGAAGAAGGACCCGGGTGATCTTCCGGGACGGGATATCAACAAGAGCCCCCCGCCTTGAGGCCTTTGGTCAAGACATCATCTGACCCCGGCAGAGGGACGGAGGAGAGGTGTGAGAGAGGTGACTAGGTTTATGGAGAGGTAGGCCGAACATGCGAGACTGACACATGTTGGCAATATTACTATCAACCAAGTTGGGAATGTTTTCCAACATTGTTGGTGTTAGTTTTCAAGAACCCTTGGAAGATTTGTGCATCTACGTATGAATATGGAAAGAGGGTTGTGGTTACATAGAGTGATTATTGTCGGTGACAAAAGTCAAAGGGTACACATCCACCACAAAAAAAACACTCATGTTAGGGCATCTACAGCTGGACTGGGCGAATTTGGCCCCTCAAATGTCCCCTGACACGCCCGATCAGTGTTGGGCATGTTCGTTTTCACTTCTTATTTGTCCGTCCACGCAGCCATGTCCCTCACTTTTTCCCTATACGTCCGGTCACATGCATGTGATTGGtagagaacgagagagagagagagagagagagagagagagagagagagagagagagagagagagagagagagagagagagaatgaaaaAGATGCTCTGTGGCTGGCCAAATCCTATGTGGAGGACGCGGGACCACTGATCGGACACGCCCGGGCACTCCTCATACTCATCTCATATATGAGGGCAATACGAGGAGTGCCGGATAGCCTGGGAATTCAaggaggcactactagggaaaaccttatacacagaatcttagcagcagcgcggcacaaaaagaagcgctactgctaattagcagtagcgcggttttttaaccctcgctactactaagttgatagtagtagcgcggatttttaaccctcgctactactaagcggtctctaccgtgccccccgacacatgccatagtagtagcgaggggtataaacccgcgctactactaagttgatagtagtagcgcggttttatacccctcgctactactaagtacgaggtaggtgaagtcgccatatcctcggccgaatccccatctcctcccccatatccctcctctcttccaccactctctcctctcactttccatacgctctcacatggacctcttgcccatgcaCCCATCTTCCTCCATGGCGCTGaaagaggccgccgcctcgcgccatcGGCGTCTAGGAGGTCGCCGGTGTTCCACCgacgtctaggaggccgccgccccgcgccaccacaccggagcacctcgccaccggtgactagctccgctgctccctacatcaccttcctctctccctcggttttccttttctctctctccctctggtttgactcaccctcccatgtccatgcccatgcaggtcgtcgccatggatgacccggagctatctggcatggtcgggaagaggagccccacgccgcggcctggttctgccatagaaacgggccctctccaacagccactgctagatctggtcttccgctgtccgttcatgcctccggcgacgtcaatcatcgctagatcttaccattgctgccattgacagcatgcacgggatcgagattttttgtcttgtttttgaaagtaatagcagtagcgcggggtataagacccgctacagctaattagcagtagcgctgtttgcgacgcacgctacagctaaccatgtatagcagtagtgtgtgtcaacacgcgctactgctacaagttagttGTGGCGCCGCCCGCGCTGCTGCtagacttttccctagtagtgaggctTTGAGGGGTTAGGTTGGGTCAACTTTTTCCTTCCCTCTCCTATCCGGTCAGTGGTCCTGTGTCTGCCCGGTCAATTTGGGGAGTTCGCCTATAGATGCTCTTATAACTCTTACTTTTTTATGGGAGGTACAACTCTTACTAAGAGCATATACAACTGGAGCCCTCATATCGTCCCCAAATGTCCAGGCAGATAGCCCAGTCACCGCCCGAACCGCAAATTCTCACCCATCCAGATCCCGCATAGCCAACCCAAACGTCTAGGCTGACAGGTGCCCCCCAAACCTAGCCCATATCTAGGAAGGATATGAGGCAGACCAGACACGCCCGGACGCGACCGTCATGTCGCACCGACCCATGATGGCCCACCATGTCCCCACAAAACACCACCCATCCCCACCTGGACACAACCCCAGCCCTCACTCTCGCCCTCTTCGCGACCCATCGACTGGGACGCCTTGCTGCAAGAGGATTTGGACTATGAGGACCTCGCTCTCCGTTAGTCGCATATGGACAGGGGCGAGAGCTCGAGCTCCGCGCCATCCCCAGTCACCCGACGAGGCAATGTAGCCGACCACGCGCGACCCGTCGTGGTCTGCGCCAGTCCAGATATGTCATCTTCCGCGACCCTCAGGCCCCTGCTCATCGCGAACGACGTTGGGTACTCATTGCCACACCATCGATTTTGCGAAAGAGGATTAGAGGATGCTTGAATCGGAGGCGCGGGCTGCACACCACGTGAGACAGCCGGCCCGGGGGCGCTTCTCCCCATGACTGCTACATAACCCGCAGGTCCGCGACGTCATCTGTTGGTCACTGACCTTGGGAAGATGAACGCTTGTCGTCACCGCCGCAAAATCGGAAGGAATCGGCAAGGAATAGTGAAGTCCAACAACCTCCTCCTCCGCAATAATCTACCTATCTAGTTTATCTATCGGTTAGGCTTATCACATCTAGGTGCCGATGAACGTTTTGTGTCCGGTTGTATCTAGGTGATGATGAAACTTCCTGTCCCCAATATATATGTTTGCTATTGCCATGTCCAAGTTGCGTGTACGTAAATGTCGATCACGTTGCATGGGGTAGCATGGATtggaggggtagaatctgagagggTCAGCTGCGGATGCAGAGAAATAAAGAGTGACCGGTCGCTGTCCGTGAACACGCCTACGGGCATATAGGTGATCACATTCTACCCCACCGTTACCTGACATTTTGCACCCCGTCACGTACCTTCAGcacggacgagacttgcctgctccctcaGCGTGCTCCCATCCGTGCTTCCGCATACGTGACATGATTTggttggaacaaaataaggcctgACCTCACCTCCTTAAAATTAggaggggagatgattagattagaaagaaaaaagaaaaaagacagcCGTAGAATGAAGTGGGAGCACACATGGGGAGGGAGCAGGTAAGCCGGATCCCTCCAGCACCCCCGGTGTAAAAATGCCGCAGACAAACAGTGTCAATCTTCTCCACGTTTGCGTGTCCATTTGTCTGTTTAGTTGCAGAGATACTAATCCTGTCCCGGGTATTCAGAGATTCGGCCGATCACTTTCCCTTTTGTTGTTTACCACGGATTAGTACGTTTGTTAATGGAATCGCGGCTCAGTTTGTCCCCATCTCCAGCCAAGTGGCGCAGATCTAATCTAATCCCAGCCTTTTTGCCCTTTTCCCCAATATTTTTGGCCCGTAATCCGCCCCCATGCACACAGCACACCCCGAATTTCCCACCTTGGACCCTGACCGCCCGGCCGttttgaccggcgcggcagcggcagcggcatgcaGCACGTAGTAGCAAGCTGCCGGCCAGAGCGCGCGCGCCGGCCGCCGTGGCACCGACAGGCGACAGCCCAGGCCGCGGCCCAACCGCACGCAACGAATACACCGACGTGCGCCGAACTCCTTCGCCCGCACCGCGCCCACGTTGATCTCATCTCGCCCGCCAGGGAGGAAATACACGGCGATCTCGGCCCGAAACAGCGTCGAAGCGTCCGTCCAAACCCGGCACCGGCTCCGCTGCTCGTTTCGGTTCACCTTGACACGGCCGGGCGGGCGGGTCGGTCGTGTGCGCGCGTCTCGGGGCGCCAAAGGAGCGTTTTTTATTCGGCCGGGTCGGGCGGTAGGAGGGGTCGACGCGGCGGTGGCGAGGCTACAAATAAACAAAGCGGGGGAGGGGGAGCTCGTATCGTATCCTGGACCTGGAGCGAGAGCGAGCGAGCGACGTGGTGAGCTGTTCTTCCCCGCCTCCCCCCTTCGTGGCCTGCTGCTCTGCGCGCGGTGCGTGCTCTGGCGGGTGTCTCCTCCAGTCCAGGGGGGGCTATTAAGGGCGTCCAGCTGCTGTCCTCTATGAGCGGGTAAAGCGgggccgagaaggaggaggaagaagccatTCTTCGTGGGCTGCCTGGTTGAGGAGGGTtcttggctgctgctgctgctgtctgcCGGAGGTCGGCGAGGTCGGGTGGCAACAATGGCGCCGTCGTTCTGGGGGAGGGAGGCGAGGCTGAGCGACGGGGGCGGCGGGACGCCGGTGGTGGTCAAGATGGAGAACCCCAACTGGTCGATCTCCGAGATGGAGCAGGAGCCGGTGCCGGGGTCGCCGGCGGGGCTGGCGGCCGGCAAGGCCGGGCGCGGCAAGAACGCGCGCCAGATCACCTGGGTGCTGCTCCTCAAGGCGCACCGCGCGGCGGGGCGCCTCACGGGCGCGGCCTCCGCggcgctcgccgtcgccgccgccgcgcgccggcgGGTGGCGGCGGGCCGGACGGACGGCGACGCCGCGCCCGGGGAGAGCACGGCCCTGCGCGCGCGCTTCTACGGCTGCCTCAGGGTCTTCGTCGTGCTCTCCATGCTGCTGCTCGCCGTCGAGGTGGCCGCCTACCTCCAGGGCTGGCACCTCCAGATGCCCCAGATGCCCCAGATGCCGGGCCAGCTCGCGATGGACGGCCTCCTCGCCGTCGAcgggctcgccgccgccgcctacgCCGGCTGGATGCGCGTCCGCCTCCAGTACATCGCGCCGCCGCTGCAGTTCCTCACCAACTCCTGCGTCGTGCTCTTCATGATCCAGAGCGTCGACCGCCTCGTCCTCTGCCTCGGCTGCCTCTGGATCAAGCTCCGGGGCATCAAGCCCGTGCCCATCGCCGCCGACAAGGACGACGTCGAGGCCGGCGACGAGGACTTCCCCATGGTCCTCGTGCAGATGCCCATGTGCAACGAGCGAGAGGTAAGCTCCAATCATCTGCCCCTTGCTTCCCAATCGATCTTGAGCTGCAATTGGAGCTCCACGATGCGAGTAGGACAGCCTAAATTCCAGTTCCAGGTAGAGTGGGGGAAGATGCTCTCTGACTGCATTCTGGGGATTCGGGTTAAGCGTAGACTGCATTTTGTTCGGATCTTTGTCCCGAGCTCTCCAACCACAACTCGGATGCTCGCTCTCTGACGTTGATGTGCTCGTACTTAATATGAATCTCACACCAACAACAACAAACTCCGTGATTTGCTTTACAAAAGGCCGAATTTGGTTTGCGGTTGGGATTCATATCATCTCTACTTTCTTTAAGGCGCACTTATTAATCCAAATCTCGGACTAGAAGTCTGTCGTCACCGGTCACCAGATAATAATTGAGGAGGCATGTGATTGGAGATCAAGATGTCAAGCTATAGCAACCTACTTAATTTGGGAAGTGGCTAAGAAAAGATACGTACTAAAATTCAATCAACtgtctactactccctctgtcccagtataagaacatttttgacactatgttagtgttaaaaacgttcttatattttgggacggagggagtagtacacttCTTTTGGGAAATCTTAAGGATATTTTGTTGTTGTAAAAAGAACACTAGTCCAATTCAGTtggtaacttatttcatttggatgcCTGCAGGTCTACCAGCAATCCATTGGCGCAATTTGCGCTCTCGACTGGCCAAGGTCAAACTTCTTGGTGCAGGTGCTGGACGACTCCGATGATGCTACCACCTCGGCGCTCATCAAGGAGGAGGTTGAGAAATGGCAGCGGGAGGGCGTGCGGATAGTGTACAGGCACCGGGTGATCAGGGACGGATACAAGGCTGGAAACCTCAAATCAGCAATGAACTGCAGTTATGTGAAAGACTATGAATATGTTGTCATCTTCGATGCCGATTTCCAGCCACAGGCGGATTTCCTCAAGCGCGCCATGCCCCATTTCAAGGTTCGACTCGACTGACCAATTCTTACTGCTGTAGTTGTATTTCTGCTTCAATTATTTGACAGTCAAGCCTATCAGTTATGTTTTTCTGACAAAATtcaatgtgcggcctccaggggaaGGACGATGTTGGGTTGGTTCAGGCGAGATGGTCGTTCGTGAACAACGATGAGAACCTGTTGACCAGATTACAGAACATAAACCTGTGCTTCCACTTCGAGGTGGAGCAGCAGGTGAATGGAGCGTTTCTCAACTTCTTCGGGTTCAATGGGACTGCCGGAGTGTGGAGAATCAAGGCTCTTGAGGACTCCGGTGGCTGGATGGAGAGGACAACGGTGGAGGACATGGACATTGCCGTCCGGGCACATCTCAAGGGATGGAAGTTCCTCTACCTGAATGATGTTGAGGTACTGGCACAAATTTCCCTATGACTTATGCAGAGTTTACCTTTGCATAGAGATTAAAAAGTCATAAAATTTAACTT
The sequence above is a segment of the Triticum dicoccoides isolate Atlit2015 ecotype Zavitan chromosome 1A, WEW_v2.0, whole genome shotgun sequence genome. Coding sequences within it:
- the LOC119286699 gene encoding probable xyloglucan glycosyltransferase 7; protein product: MAPSFWGREARLSDGGGGTPVVVKMENPNWSISEMEQEPVPGSPAGLAAGKAGRGKNARQITWVLLLKAHRAAGRLTGAASAALAVAAAARRRVAAGRTDGDAAPGESTALRARFYGCLRVFVVLSMLLLAVEVAAYLQGWHLQMPQMPQMPGQLAMDGLLAVDGLAAAAYAGWMRVRLQYIAPPLQFLTNSCVVLFMIQSVDRLVLCLGCLWIKLRGIKPVPIAADKDDVEAGDEDFPMVLVQMPMCNEREVYQQSIGAICALDWPRSNFLVQVLDDSDDATTSALIKEEVEKWQREGVRIVYRHRVIRDGYKAGNLKSAMNCSYVKDYEYVVIFDADFQPQADFLKRAMPHFKGKDDVGLVQARWSFVNNDENLLTRLQNINLCFHFEVEQQVNGAFLNFFGFNGTAGVWRIKALEDSGGWMERTTVEDMDIAVRAHLKGWKFLYLNDVECQCELPESYEAYRKQQHRWHSGPMQLFRLCFVDIIKSKIGFWKKCNLIFLFFLLRKLILPFYSFTLFCVILPMTMFVPEAELPAWVVCYIPATMSIMSILPSPKSFPFIVPYLLFENTMSVTKFNAMISGLFQLGSAYEWVVTKKSGRSSEGDLVALVEKHTAQQQQRVGSAPDLAGLAAKDSSLPKKDAPKKKQKHNRIYRKELALSFLLLTAAARSVLSAQGIHFYFLLFQGVSFLVMGLDLIGEQVE